Proteins encoded by one window of Carettochelys insculpta isolate YL-2023 chromosome 10, ASM3395843v1, whole genome shotgun sequence:
- the ZNF639 gene encoding zinc finger protein 639 translates to MNEHPKKRKRKTLHPSRYSDSSGTSKYIDNSGIFSDHCYSVCSMKQPDIKILENRGKFHTPAQTPDTDDDGSPVHAGTSHWSGAQLNVMGLQFTDPKKKEKGANNGVFRDMCESPVFGDSPIDEEKPIDIQTIEISTTEVNAVEVHDIETQTVSPEKLEAEDVEEIPVESCKLFEKSQALNITAQQKWPLLRANSSGLYKCELCEFNSKYFSDLKQHMILKHKTCTDTNVCRVCKESFSSKVLLIEHVKIHEEDPYICKYCDYKTVIFENLSQHIADTHFNDHLYWCEQCDVQFSSSSELYLHFQEHSCDEQYLCQFCEHETSDPEDLHSHVVNEHACRLIELSDSYSNKERGQYSLINKISFDKCKNFFVCQVCGFRSRLHTNVNRHVAIEHTKIFPHVCDDCGKGFSGMLEYCKHLNSHLSAGIYLCQYCEYSTGQIEDLKTHLDFRHSADLPHKCTNCLMRFGNEKDLISHLQIHETT, encoded by the exons ATGAATGAACATCCtaaaaagaggaagaggaagacttTACATCCTTCACGTTACTCAG ATTCTTCAGGCACAAGCAAATATATTGATAACAGTGGAATCTTTTCTGATCACTGTTACAGTGTCTGTTCTATGAAACAGCCAGACATAAAAATTTTGGAAAACAGAG GTAAATTCCATACTCCTGCACAAACCCCGGATACTGATGATGATGGCagcccagtgcatgctgggacgTCACATTGGAGTGGGGCACAGTTGAATGTGATGGGGTTGCAATTTACAGACCCAAAAAAGAAAG AGAAAGGTGCTAATAATGGAGTTTTTAGAGACATGTGTGAGTCACCTGTATTTGGTGACAGTCCAATTGACGAGGAGAAACCCATAGACATTCAAACCATAGAAATTTCGACTACAGAAGTTAATGCTGTGGAAGTTCATGATATAGAGACGCAGACGGTTTCACCTGAAAAGCTAGAAGCTGAAGACGTTGAGGAAATACCTGTTGAAAGCTGTAAGCTTTTTGAGAAGAGCCAGGCTTTGAATATCACTGCTCAGCAGAAGTGGCCTTTGCTGAGAGCCAACAGTAGTGGCCTGTATAAGTGTGAGTTGTGTGAGTTTAATAGCAAATACTTCTCTGATTTAAAGCAGCATATGATCCTGAAACATAAGACATGTACAGATACCAATGTCTGCAGAGTGTGTAAAGAAAGCTTCTCCAGCAAAGTTCTGCTGATTGAACACGTAAAAATACACGAGGAAGATCCCTACATCTGTAAATACTGTGACTACAAAACAGTGATATTTGAGAACCTCAGTCAGCACATAGCGGATACTCATTTCAATGACCATCTTTATTGGTGTGAGCAGTGTGACGTGCAGTTCTCCTCAAGCAGCGAGCTGTACCTGCACTTCCAGGAACACAGCTGTGATGAACAGTATCTGTGTCAGTTTTGTGAGCATGAAACTAGTGATCCAGAAGACTTGCATAGCCATGTGGTGAATGAGCATGCATGTAGATTAATAGAGCTGAGTGATAGCTATAGCAACAAGGAGCGTGGACAGTACAGCTTGATAAATAAAATTAGCTTTGACAAATGTAAGAACTTCTTTGTATGTCAAGTGTGTGGCTTTAGGAGTAGGCTGCATACAAATGTCAACAGACATGTCGCTATTGAACACACCAAAATATTCCCCCACGTTTGTGATGACTGTGGGAAAGGCTTTTCAGGTATGTTGGAATATTGCAAGCATTTAAATTCTCATTTATCTGCAGGGATTTATTTGTGTCAGTATTGTGAGTATTCAACAGGACAGATTGAAGACCTTAAAACTCATTTGGATTTCAGGCATTCAGCAGACTTGCCTCATAAATGTACCAATTGTTTAATGAGATTTGGAAATGAAAAAGATCTTATAAGTCACCTTCAGATACATGAGACAACTTGA